A window of Chlorobium phaeobacteroides DSM 266 genomic DNA:
AATATGAAATACCGTTTGACTTTCTGTAAATTTTCATGCCTGTTTTTTTCTGAAATATAAAAGAAGGGTTTCTTCTACTAACCAAAGATTCAATCGATGCAGAGGATACGTTATGGACAGGATGTTGATTTCCGCTGATAAGCAAAGCCGGGAGATGGCTGAGCTTTATGATGCACTTTCCGGAGAGTATGATCTTCGGGAGAGCCCCTTTACATTTGCCGATCAAACGTTCAGTTTTCTCAGTGTTCTCGACAGTTACGCGCTGCTTGACAGAATAACGCAGGAAGAGTTTGTCAAGGATGAGCAGATGCCCTACTGGGCAGAAATATGGCCTGCTGCGATCGCGCTTTCTTCTTTTATTGCCGAAGATCTGATGCTCGAAGGGAGGCGGGTGATTGAAATCGGCGCAGGAGTCGGCATGGTGTCTGTAACAGCAGCGCGTTTTGGTGCCGGTGTGCTGGCTACTGACTATTCGACTGAAGCGCTGAGGTTTGTTCGCTATAATGCGCTGCTTAACCGAGTCTCTCTTGAGACAGCCCGTCTTGACTGGCGAAGCGTGATGTGCAGTGAGCAGTTTGATTTTCTCTTTGCTGCCGATGTCCTTTATGAAAGGGTCAACTTGCTTCCTGTTGTTACAGCCATTGACAAGCTGCTTAAACCGGACGGTGTCGCTTATGTGGCTGATCCTCGACGAAGACTCGCTGAACAGTTTCTTGAGCTGGCCGCTGAAAACAGCTTTATCATTACGCCTGAGTTGCATGAGTTCAGAATAGGCAGGCCTCCTGTCGCGGTGACTATCTATAGAATAACAAGATGTCAGCAGTTGTCATGAACAACGGAACCATGAGGTTTACACGCCGGTGGTCATTTCACGCGGGAGAGGGTGCGTTGGTATGGCAGCTTGTTTTTCCTCAAACGGGCGAGGTGGTTGGGCAGAAGCTTCTCCGTGAGAGCCGTCGTTCGCTCTTTTTCTCTCTTGATTCGGCAACAGGGCGGGTGCTTTTTGACGATCTTCCTCTTATCGGCGATGATGGTTCTCTCAATACTCCGGACGGGTGGTATACCGGCATTGAGACTACAGCTCACCATCTTGTATACTGTTATTGTTATCAACGGGAAAGTCCGGAACATCTCGGCCTGTGGGCGATTGATCCGGGATCGGGACAGGTGGTCTGGGCGAGAAGGGATGTTGTTTTTGTCGCTAACCTTGAAGAGACATTTCTTGTCTATACCCCGTCTTCTTTTGGCGGGTTTCCTGAACGTCACTATCTGCTTCTTGATCCTCTTGCTGGCAGTACGGTCAGAACGATCGGGTTTGATAGCATGACGGCAAATGCGCTTCGACGTGAAATGACACCTGAAGAGGATCGCCAGGGGCTGTTATTGCCTCAATTCGTTTCGGAAGGTATGGTGGAGGAGACCCTTGCGCTTCGTCGTGCAGGCATTGATGCTCCGCAACATTGTGAATGCATTGTGCTCGGGCCGCTTCTTGTGGCTGCAAGGTATGAGCCATCCTCCGTTTCCGGTCGATGGAATACCGTTCTCGGTGTCTGGTTTGATGCGGTTCGGGTCTATGAAGAGGTGATGGAGAAAGATGGAGAAAAACCCTGTTTGAACAATTTTCTCATCAGGGACTTATCACTGTATTACATAAAAGAGAAAGAAGAACTGATTTCAGTCAGCCTATGAAAAAGCACGATGCTTATGGCACCACGGATTCAGGAGAGGATGGGTGCTACAGGGAGGCGGAACGTTTTCTTGGCTATCTGAAAACCAGCAAAAATGTTTCCCGGCACACCATTACAGCCTATCGAAACGATCTTGACCAGTTTTTTTCGTTCATGCAGCGGCATCTCGAGCTTCAGCATATGAGCTTGTTTGATCCTGAACAGGTTACGGTTGCGTCGGTTCGACTTTTTATGGGCGATCTTTTACAGCGGGGTCTGCAACCAAAGTC
This region includes:
- a CDS encoding DUF4905 domain-containing protein; translated protein: MSAVVMNNGTMRFTRRWSFHAGEGALVWQLVFPQTGEVVGQKLLRESRRSLFFSLDSATGRVLFDDLPLIGDDGSLNTPDGWYTGIETTAHHLVYCYCYQRESPEHLGLWAIDPGSGQVVWARRDVVFVANLEETFLVYTPSSFGGFPERHYLLLDPLAGSTVRTIGFDSMTANALRREMTPEEDRQGLLLPQFVSEGMVEETLALRRAGIDAPQHCECIVLGPLLVAARYEPSSVSGRWNTVLGVWFDAVRVYEEVMEKDGEKPCLNNFLIRDLSLYYIKEKEELISVSL
- a CDS encoding class I SAM-dependent methyltransferase, with product MDRMLISADKQSREMAELYDALSGEYDLRESPFTFADQTFSFLSVLDSYALLDRITQEEFVKDEQMPYWAEIWPAAIALSSFIAEDLMLEGRRVIEIGAGVGMVSVTAARFGAGVLATDYSTEALRFVRYNALLNRVSLETARLDWRSVMCSEQFDFLFAADVLYERVNLLPVVTAIDKLLKPDGVAYVADPRRRLAEQFLELAAENSFIITPELHEFRIGRPPVAVTIYRITRCQQLS